Proteins encoded together in one Lathyrus oleraceus cultivar Zhongwan6 chromosome 5, CAAS_Psat_ZW6_1.0, whole genome shotgun sequence window:
- the LOC127079233 gene encoding uncharacterized protein LOC127079233: MKRSATNKPHAIVLEAPLDNVSLHYVKNAERWKYVIQRRIALERELGKDALKCKEVMELIKVAGLMKTDTKFGPCYESLVKEFVVTILGGCDDVKSTDYRKVYVTGNVVTFSPAMINKFLGRIEEPQAKLEVTNDQVCKEITAKKVRHWLNREKLLAGKLSVKYAILHRIGTVNWVPTNHTSTISIGLGKFIYDIGTRRPFDLGKYIFEQVLKQAFSTATKMPNYFSSLICGMILNQHTGILFPIDSVKERESPLPLHYKLFPGTHVPDIVMTSSQVLVPSTSKKSVIAQLKEKCKELDDSIRSSTATKIKLEILIKALMDEVEKEAKHGDADNVEVGVDDNVDGNDAKNDEDKEAEGDEYATTDSDSQEDI, encoded by the coding sequence ATGAAAAGATCTGCTACAAATAAGCCCCATGCTATCGTGCTTGAGGCTCCACTGGACAATGTGTCTTTACATTATGTGAAGAATGCTGAAAGATGGAAGTATGTTATTCAAAGAAGGATAGCTTTGGAGAGGGAATTGGGTAAGGATGCCCTAAAATGTAAGGAGGTTATGGAGCTTATAAAGGTTGCTGGTTTGATGAAGACTGACACAAAATTTGGTCCTTGCTATGAAAGTCTAGTCAAGGAGTTTGTGGTGACCATTCTTGGTGGGTGTGATGATGTGAAGAGTACAGACTATAGGAAGGTGTATGTTACAGGAAATGTCGTGACATTTTCTCCTGCTATGATCAACAAGTTTCTGGGAAGAATTGAAGAACCTCAGGCTAAGCTAGAGGTTACAAATGACCAAGTGTGCAAGGAGATAACTGCCAAGAAGGTGAGACACTGGCTAAACAGAGAAAAGTTGTTAGCTGGGAAGCTGAGTGTCAAGTATGCAATCCTGCATAGGATTGGGACTGTCAATTGGGTGCCTACAAATCACACTTCAACCATCTCTATTGGGCTTGGGAAGTTTATATATGATATTGGAACAAGAAGACCTTTTGATTTGGGGAAGTACATTTTTGAACAAGTTCTGAAGCAGGCCTTCTCAACTGCTACGAAGATGCCTAACTACTTTTCCTCACTCATCTGTGGGATGATTCTGAATCAACATACTGGAATCTTATTTCCTATTGATAGTGTGAAGGAAAGGGAATCTCCTTTACCCCTCCATTACAAATTGTTTCCTGGAACACATGTTCCagatattgtcatgacatcttcTCAGGTACTTGTCCCTTCCACTTCCAAGAAGAGCGTTATTGCACAACTAAAGGAGAAATGTAAAGAGTTGGATGATTCTATCCGGTCTAGCACTGCTACAAAGATAAAGCTTGAAATTTTGATCAAGGCTTTGATGGATGAAGTGGAAAAGGAAGCTAAACATGGTGATGCTGACAATGTGGAAGTTGGTGTAGATGACAATGTTGATGGCAATGATGCTAAGAATGATGAAGATAAAGAAGCTGAAGGAGATGAGTATGCTACTACGGACTCAGATAGTCAGGAGGATATATGA